A stretch of the Glutamicibacter sp. JL.03c genome encodes the following:
- a CDS encoding VOC family protein, with the protein MGQMIFVNLPTADLATADKFYEALGFAKNPAFSDENATSWIIDENIFVMSLQQEFFASFLVNGDKPGLGTGQREALNALSSDTREGVDDFVTRAQAGGGSIYRPADEPFPGMYQAAVQDPDGHVWEISWMSPEALQSMEASAG; encoded by the coding sequence ATGGGCCAGATGATTTTTGTCAACCTACCAACCGCGGATCTAGCCACAGCAGACAAGTTCTATGAGGCACTGGGATTCGCCAAGAATCCTGCCTTCTCCGACGAGAATGCCACCTCGTGGATCATCGATGAGAACATCTTCGTCATGAGCCTGCAGCAGGAATTCTTCGCCAGCTTCCTGGTCAACGGGGACAAGCCCGGACTTGGCACCGGCCAGCGCGAAGCGCTCAACGCGCTGTCCTCTGATACCCGCGAAGGCGTGGACGATTTTGTCACCCGCGCCCAGGCCGGCGGCGGCAGCATCTACCGCCCGGCCGACGAGCCCTTCCCCGGAATGTACCAGGCCGCTGTCCAGGATCCCGACGGCCACGTCTGGGAAATCTCGTGGATGAGCCCCGAAGCCTTGCAGTCCATGGAAGCCTCCGCAGGCTAG
- a CDS encoding acyl-CoA thioesterase — translation MAKGITFHTRKWVRPEDLNANGTLFGGSLLRWIDEEAAIYSIIQLGNKHVVTKFMSEINFIASAKEGDLIEMGLTAIDFGRTSISLRAEVRNIFTQESILTIEKIVFVNIGEDGQPEPHGYDHITYTRDRIPLEITKSLI, via the coding sequence ATGGCTAAGGGTATTACATTTCATACGCGCAAGTGGGTTCGCCCAGAAGATCTGAACGCAAATGGCACGCTGTTCGGTGGCAGCCTTCTGCGCTGGATCGATGAGGAAGCAGCGATCTACTCCATCATCCAGTTGGGCAACAAGCATGTTGTCACCAAGTTCATGTCCGAGATCAACTTCATCGCCTCCGCCAAAGAAGGCGACCTCATCGAGATGGGCCTGACCGCCATCGACTTCGGTCGAACCTCGATCTCCCTGCGAGCAGAAGTCCGCAACATCTTCACCCAGGAATCGATTCTCACCATCGAAAAGATCGTGTTCGTCAACATCGGCGAAGATGGCCAGCCTGAGCCTCACGGCTACGACCACATCACCTACACCCGTGACCGCATTCCGCTGGAAATCACCAAGTCGCTGATCTAG
- the glsA gene encoding glutaminase A → MNYPSEGSNETIPTDFDDVVQQVSTGALEHDRIDQLLNEAHERYADVDEGLLAHYIPVLGQADPNLFGIAMSHVGGSVHSVGDCGYRFSIQSISKMFVYALVLQEHGRELVRERIGVNNTGMSFNSVMAFELNNGNPMNPMVNAGAIATTSLIPGRTAAKKWENVREGLSAFAGRSLSLDDEVYHSESLANERNKALGYLLKSNGRLDDDPTDAVDVYTKQCSLNVTAHDLAIMGATLADGGVNPVTGQRVVDADVCRDTLAVVATSGLYERSGEWLFEIGIPAKSGVSGGIVAVAPGKGAIGAFSPPLDMAGNSVRAQLAIGQLSRAMGLNLFASAPSRLG, encoded by the coding sequence GTGAACTATCCGTCGGAGGGCAGCAACGAGACCATCCCAACTGACTTCGACGACGTGGTTCAGCAGGTATCTACTGGTGCGCTGGAACATGATCGGATCGATCAGCTGCTTAACGAAGCCCATGAGCGCTATGCCGATGTTGATGAGGGGCTGCTGGCCCACTACATCCCGGTTCTCGGCCAGGCCGACCCGAATCTCTTTGGCATTGCCATGTCGCATGTCGGTGGTTCGGTGCATTCGGTGGGTGATTGCGGATACCGGTTCTCCATCCAGTCCATTTCCAAGATGTTTGTCTATGCCCTGGTCCTGCAGGAGCACGGGCGTGAACTGGTCCGCGAACGCATCGGCGTGAACAATACCGGCATGTCGTTCAACTCGGTCATGGCCTTCGAGCTGAACAACGGGAACCCGATGAACCCGATGGTCAATGCTGGCGCCATTGCGACGACTTCACTGATTCCGGGAAGAACTGCGGCCAAGAAGTGGGAGAACGTCCGTGAAGGGCTGTCGGCTTTTGCCGGTCGTTCACTAAGCCTGGATGACGAGGTGTACCACTCCGAATCGCTGGCCAATGAACGCAACAAGGCCCTGGGCTACTTGCTCAAGAGCAATGGCCGGCTCGATGATGATCCAACGGACGCCGTGGACGTGTACACCAAGCAATGCTCGTTGAACGTCACCGCCCACGACCTTGCCATCATGGGTGCCACCTTGGCTGATGGCGGGGTGAACCCGGTGACCGGCCAGCGGGTAGTGGACGCGGATGTTTGCCGCGATACCTTGGCGGTCGTGGCCACCAGCGGACTCTATGAACGTTCGGGCGAGTGGCTCTTTGAAATTGGCATCCCCGCGAAGTCGGGAGTGTCCGGCGGCATCGTGGCCGTGGCCCCCGGCAAGGGTGCCATCGGCGCGTTTTCGCCGCCGTTGGATATGGCGGGGAATTCCGTGCGGGCCCAATTGGCTATCGGCCAGCTATCCAGGGCGATGGGCCTGAACCTCTTCGCCTCGGCTCCCAGCCGGCTCGGCTAG